A genomic region of Streptomyces sp. R33 contains the following coding sequences:
- a CDS encoding multicopper oxidase family protein, with translation MRSLPSRPARPTRRAVLGASAALAGSALLAACSDGSGGSDGSGPDHGSMNHGGSSAAAPGGYVDPAGPEVQAAEAARKATGPVSEVKLTATATPLDLGGGLTVRSWAYGDRLPGQEVRVTAGGTLALTLANDLPQATSLHWHGLALRNDMDGVPGLTQRDIAPGGSFTYRFAVPNPGTYWFHPHSGVQQDRGLYAPLIVEDPKEPLSYDKEWVVVLDDWVDGVDGSTPDAVLAELRKGMDMQSGGGHAGHGGAAPQTPPGGGPSRLLMGGESEVLGKDPGDVAYPHYLVNGRTAQDPSVFTARPGDRIRLRIVNAGGDTAFRIALGGHELTVTHTDGYPVEHAKTGSLLLGMGERYDVLVTAQDGVFPLTALAEGKEGKGGPASALALLRTGAGAAPTAATRPAELAGKPLTADRLRAAEPAALAPREPDRTIGIKLTGGMEKYDWAFDGKPYTADQRHPVKAGERVRLEFNNSTTMWHPLHLHGHTFALGGGRGGARKDTALILPGGTSRTKSGGGTLTVDFDADNPGLWMVHCHNVYHAEAGMMTVLGYRR, from the coding sequence ATGCGCTCTCTTCCCAGCCGTCCTGCCCGCCCCACCCGCCGCGCCGTTCTCGGCGCCTCCGCCGCCCTCGCCGGTTCGGCGCTGCTCGCCGCCTGTTCCGACGGCTCCGGCGGCTCCGACGGCTCCGGCCCGGACCACGGCTCCATGAACCACGGCGGGTCCTCCGCCGCCGCGCCGGGCGGTTACGTCGACCCCGCCGGGCCCGAGGTCCAGGCCGCCGAGGCCGCCCGCAAGGCCACCGGACCGGTCTCCGAGGTCAAGCTGACCGCCACCGCCACCCCCCTCGACCTCGGCGGCGGCCTCACCGTCCGCTCGTGGGCGTACGGGGACCGGCTGCCCGGCCAGGAGGTCAGGGTCACCGCGGGCGGCACCCTCGCCCTGACCCTGGCCAACGACCTCCCGCAGGCCACCTCCCTGCACTGGCACGGCCTCGCCCTGCGCAACGACATGGACGGGGTCCCGGGCCTGACCCAGCGGGACATCGCGCCGGGCGGGTCCTTCACGTACCGGTTCGCCGTCCCGAACCCGGGGACGTACTGGTTCCACCCGCACTCGGGCGTCCAGCAGGACCGCGGCCTCTACGCCCCGCTCATCGTCGAGGACCCGAAGGAGCCGCTCTCGTACGACAAGGAGTGGGTGGTGGTCCTGGACGACTGGGTCGACGGAGTCGACGGCTCCACCCCCGACGCGGTCCTGGCCGAGCTCCGCAAGGGCATGGACATGCAGTCGGGCGGCGGGCACGCCGGCCACGGCGGCGCGGCCCCGCAGACCCCGCCCGGCGGCGGACCCTCGCGCCTGCTCATGGGCGGGGAGAGCGAGGTCCTCGGCAAGGACCCGGGTGATGTCGCGTACCCGCACTACCTGGTCAACGGGCGGACGGCGCAGGACCCGTCGGTCTTCACGGCCAGGCCCGGCGACCGGATCCGGCTGCGGATCGTCAATGCGGGCGGGGACACCGCCTTCCGGATCGCCCTCGGCGGCCACGAACTGACGGTCACCCACACCGACGGCTACCCGGTGGAGCACGCGAAGACCGGCTCCCTGCTGCTCGGCATGGGCGAGCGGTACGACGTACTGGTCACCGCGCAGGACGGGGTGTTCCCGCTCACCGCACTCGCCGAGGGCAAGGAGGGCAAGGGCGGGCCGGCGTCCGCGCTCGCCCTGCTGCGCACGGGGGCGGGGGCGGCGCCCACCGCCGCGACCCGGCCCGCCGAGCTGGCCGGGAAGCCGCTGACGGCGGACCGGCTGCGCGCCGCGGAGCCCGCAGCACTCGCGCCGCGCGAGCCGGACCGCACGATCGGGATCAAGCTGACCGGGGGGATGGAGAAGTACGACTGGGCCTTCGACGGCAAGCCGTACACGGCCGACCAGCGGCACCCGGTGAAGGCCGGCGAGCGGGTCCGGCTGGAGTTCAACAACTCGACGACGATGTGGCACCCGCTGCACCTGCACGGGCACACCTTCGCGCTCGGCGGCGGCCGGGGCGGCGCACGCAAGGACACCGCGCTGATCCTGCCTGGGGGTACCTCCCGGACGAAGTCTGGGGGAGGGACGCTGACGGTCGACTTCGACGCCGACAACCCCGGGCTGTGGATGGTGCATTGCCACAACGTGTACCACGCGGAGGCCGGGATGATGACGGTGCTGGGGTACCGGCGGTAG